The Neurospora crassa OR74A linkage group IV, whole genome shotgun sequence genome has a segment encoding these proteins:
- a CDS encoding pectate lyase 1 produces MKFALAVTAFFAVATATPTPTRDSEGRVPLAKRATVSDIANLGYATQNGGTTGGSGGTVTTVSTLAQFTAAVSEKNTAPAIVVVDGVIKGNTKVRIGSNKTIIGLPGAGFNGVGLHFRRQSNLILRNIVSSFVEADNGDGLTIEKSSNVWVDHCEFYSTLARDKDFYDGLVDISHGSEWVTISHTYFHDHWKSSLVGHSDSNGSEDTGHLHVTYANNYWKDCGSRGPLIRFGTAHIYNSYYENMSTSINTRMGAQVLVQSNAFKNVTKPLFSEYSKQVGYAVEIDNDFGGANNTAPTGTMTSSSPPYSYSLLGSSNVAATVPKEVGAILSF; encoded by the exons ATGAAGTTCGCCTTGGCTGTAACTGCCTTCTTCGCGGTAGCGacggcaacaccaacacccacCCGCGACAGTGAGGGGAGAGTTCCTCTTGCCAAGAGAGCAACTGTTTCCGATATAGCCAACTTGGGTTATGCCACCCAAAACGGAGG AACCACCGGCGGGTCAGGCGGCACTGTTACCACGGTCTCGACTTTGGCCCAGTTCACCGCGGCTGTCAGTGAGAAGAACACCGCTCCGGCTATCGTTGTCGTCGACGGTGTAATCAAGGGCAATACGAAGGTCAGAATCGGCAGCAACAAAACTATTATTGGCTTGCCCGGCGCAGGGTTCAACGGTGTTGGCCTTCATTTTCGCCGGCAGAGCAACCTAATCCTTCGAAACATCGTTTCATCCTTTGTGGAGGCAGACAACGGGGATGGTTTGACGATCGAGAAAAGCAGTAACGTGTGGGTCGACCACTGCGAGTTCTACTCGACTCTGGCTCGCGATAAGGACTTTTATGACGGCCTTGTTGATATTTCCCATGGGTCCGAATGGGTGACAATCTCTCA CACTTACTTCCATGATCACTGGAAAAGCTCTCTTGTTGGTCACAGCGACAGCAACGGCTCCGAAGATACCGGGCACCTCCATGTGACCTATGCCAACAACTACTGGAAAGATTGTGGCTCCCGTGGTCCTTTGATCCGTTTCGGCACCGCCCACATTTACAACTCCTACTATGAGAA CATGTCGACTTCAATTAACACGCGAATGGGGGCTCAGGTGCTAGTTCAAAGCAACGCCTTTAAGAACGTGACGAAACCTCTTTTTAGCGAGTACTCGAAGCAAGTAGGGTATGCGGTCGAGATTGACAACGACTTTGGAGGAGCAAACAACACTGCTCCCACTGGTACCATGACCTCCAGTTCGCCGCCGTACTCATATAGCCTTCTTGGATCTTCGAATGTGGCAGCTACCGTACCGAAGGAGGTCGGTGCTATTCTAAGCTTTTAG